In Cryptococcus gattii WM276 chromosome B, complete sequence, the DNA window CGCACCCACTTGTGTCGTCTTACAGGAACAACGCACAGCTTCAAGGCCCTGAGAACGTCCTTGCTTCCTTCTCCGACTAAATCTTGCACAGCATTGTTTACATCCTCTCCTTTCAGCGCTTTGTTCAGGCCCAATTCCCTTTCTACAGTCATTGTAAAGAATTCGGTCCAAGATTTTGGAGACCCGCGAAGGGGTTCAGAGCTAAGGAGACCGAGCAAGCGGAAAGAATTGAGAAGAGATGAGAACCCTTGATAACTATTTATTTTTTCTCATTTAACACTTGCTAGTTCCTCGAGAACTGTGGTACCATGTCACTCACCGAAGAGTCCCTCGGAAGAGGTCGGTCAGCCCTTCAGCTGGACCTAGCCCGTACTTTTTGGCGTAGGGCATTGAGTCACGATTCGCCAAACCTTCCAGCGGCAACCCTTCCCATAATTTCACCTCGGGAAAGCGTCTCGCCAACAGCTCATTTCCTGGGATTTTCACATGCTATGCACCTTTTGTGTCAGATTCTGGCCTTGCCAAGTAACGCGTGCAACGTACCTTGCCATCCAATTTAAAGGAGGCATCATTCTGTGCAGCTGTCAAGACTGCCTTTGGACTCCACGAAAACTTGTACCTCAGAGGTCCCTTGCTTGCGCTCAATTCTGGTAGGCCACCGCACCACGATACGAATGATTTGACTTGTTTGCCCTCTCTCTTTACCCTTTCGAGGATCCGCATGGCAGCCATAGAGTCAATTCCTGGATCCAAACCGCATTCCCCAAGGAAGATGACATCCTTCTCAACCGCCTGCGAATGCAGAGCTTGGAGCTCGGGGGAGTTGTAAGAAGCCGTGACAAGATGGCGGGAGTGATCGAGGCAGTGTTTAGCCACACGGGGGTGCATGGGCGCAGGAAGGAGACTAGATTCGAGGTCTGAGCGAGGATGAGAGCGTCGAGGATGGTCTAATCACACTCACCTGACGACAATATCCGCTTCTTCCACGGCTTCACTCATTTTGGCATCATCAGCGACATCAAGAGCAACAGCCTCAACATTAGGACGGCCGCGAATGTGACTCTGGGCCTCGGCAAGATTGTTGCTCCCTGAATGATTACATGAGCATAGACCCATCCACGGAGACAGAAAAAGGCTTACCGATGATCAGATGAACATCAGGTCTCGTCGCAAAGACATCCACTGCAGGACCTGCCACCAGACCGCTCCCAAGGAGCAAGactttcttctttcctccctTCCTTAATCTCTCCTGCTTGAGAGAGTCTGGCGCAACTGCACCTCCAGTCTTCCATTGCTCCATTCTCCCTCCTAACCATTCATGTTGGGGTTGGAGAACACCGTCCTTGATGATGGCTGCCCGTGAAAGAGTGTCTGCTATATCGCCCTTGTCACCTTGACTAGACGGGAAAAGAAGGCCCTGAATATAAGGATAAAGAGCAGACGAGAAATAAGTTGACGCGTCGGCGGCTGTGTTGCAGCAATTATTAGAGTATAGTACGGAAGCGCATGCAAATCAAAACATAAAGCCACTTACCAAGTTCGGTGGGGAGAATATCGATGGCGCTAATAAGTATGTCACCAGGACCTTCAAAATAGGGATTGTCGATAGTGGTGAATTGATCCACGAATTCGAGCCCACCCTAGGAATGTCTCAATTCTTCGATCGCCCTCAGAATGGCTTGATAGCGACGTACCTCTTTATCGCAAGCGATGTCTTGCACGGCTACAAGCTTCTGCTTTccattttccttttcaatGAGTTTATTCAGGCTGGAACTCGTGATAGCTCTAGGGAAGCCTTTGCTCCACCCAACTCCATTGATCAGAGTAGTCAAGTGAGGCGCAATCTGTATTCAGTTAGAATCCCTGATAACGTCTTTTGACTTGGTGGCACTGACCTTGGCGGCAAAGATGCTCATATACTTATCAGGTGACTTGTAGTACTCTTGCCTATCAAAAATACCTCCCTCAATACGTTGGAGGTAGGAAGCAGGATTGACTGCACAGGCATAGATCTATCCAACGATCAGTCGAGCTTTGCACATGAGTGTTATTGTCGCTCACCTTGTTTGGAGCTATATGTGAGCTGTCAGTCCACGAAACTCTTGAATAATATGCAGAGAAAATCACTTACATCCATTTTGCCTTAGCTCGGCAAGCTCCTCTGGTGATACCCATACCACACCAAGTTCATTAAGCATTTCTTTGGCTCCAGATGAGACGTGCCCGGCTCTGGGCAAGAATGTCATTAAAACAATAAAGACGCACGGGAACAATCAACCTACCCCGTGACGCCGATAACAATGGGTTCATGTCCTTTGAGATCAGGAGAAGACTGTATCTGCTCCCCAGCCTTCTTCAGAGCTTCCTTGAACGCAGCTAATGAACCAAAAGAATAAGGTCGTGACAGACTCTATGAGACTTACGGTCAGGTTATTGCCAAAAACGTTTAAATAGAAGTGTATCTCACAAGTAAAGGGGTAGCAAGTCCCCTCCGCAGAAGAGCAAGGCCGGTAAGAGATAATGCCTCCCCAGTACCCACAGCACCTGCAAACCATCCAAATGCGGCGACACGTTTCAACTGAGGCTCATCGTCTTTGCCAGGAACCGGTGCCGTCAATAGTTCATGATCAATGAGTGTCTGAGtgggatgaagaaaagtggagagaagagggatATTGTATTCCTGCAGGTAAAACAATCAGTGAGGGCTGAAAAAGCAGGTTATGTCTTGCACTCACCTGCCCTTTATGAGTGTGCGAGAACATCATCCATGTTCGCTTCTTGCCTTCATTCTTAGAAGCCTCTACCAAATATCTGATATCAGCCAAGCGGGGTTCTTTGATGCCTAGTACGACATCCACGTCCTTTGATAAGGAAGATACAATCTTTGCTCCAGCCTAAGTGGATGTAAGCTGGCAAGCCGTTCGACAGCATAATGGTGGCTTACATCCGAGTATAGAACGTCTGAGAAGCATCGCCTCTTGCAGCTCTCTACCTCTACTCTGAGCTCATCTTTGGCGTCTGCCAAGAGGTTCTGGACTGCCTGAGGAGTAAGTGGGGTACGCCTCTCCCAGATCCTGGAGGGGTCTTCCCTTCGCAGACCGAGAGTGGTTAGACAGCGGCGAGTAGTAAATGGGCTAAATGGGCTACGAGTGAGTGGGAATGAACGCATTCTGGATGGGAATggggagaaagaagggaaatACATGCGCGGGTGAGGTTTATAGGAGAGTCATGTGTGGAGAAAAGGGTCTTCTGCACAAGCGTGTGCCCGCCGGTCCAACGTGAGCATCCGCGCGCTTATACAGTATACCCGTTCACGTTATGTAATATTTACCCACTTGATCTGGTCACGTGATTGTTAATCCACGTCGCGATTGATGATCCTCCTGcctcctccaccaccatcctcctgctgctgctgctgctgcctCCTCCAGCCGGACCCCTCACCTACTACTACTACATAACCTCTTAAAATAAATGGTCCGACTATTCCGAGGAAGACCCTAACGGCTACGTCGGAGATCCGGAGAGCAGGAAGATCTTGTGGAGGCCAAACACACTGGGAGGAACCGAAGGATGCCTTGTGAGTAGCATTTATAGGATCTTTCCGGTATCACCTACTAATTGTGGGAATTAGCTTCGATGACCTCGTTGACGCAGCTGTTAAGGCCTGTGAAGACGATATAAAGAGCCTCAAGCGCGAGTGCCCTTCGACGGAGGAAGTCAGAGATCGAGTAGTCGCCTATTTGGAGAACATTGCCAAGCATAATTGCAGCAACCAATCTAAGCAGGAGGCGGATGAGAAGAGAATATTGGGAAGGACGCGTACTGTAAGTATCTGGTCAGTCTCTCAGGTACGGGTCAGTCATTAATGCCACCTGCAGTTCCGTCTGTTGATCGTAAAAGCATGGAAATCAATCCCTCTCAGTCAATGCCGAGAGGCGTCCTTTTTGAAGAATGCTCTGATCGCAAGCGACGGAATCCTGCGTGCCGTTCATTTTATCGACCGATCCGAAGAGCAGAACTTTTTGAAGTATACCGAGGATGTCGCGACCGACGGTGACCGAATTGACGACCTTGGGGATGACTTCGAGTACGACGAGTTCCACCTCTTGTGTGACCTTTACAATGGTCACAAAGTGGATAGTCCGGGTTGGATGGTCTATGAGCCATGGTGGTGGTCCGAAGAGGTAAGTCACTCCTTCAATCAACACTAGCATATGAAGGTCTCACTGACAGACAATGCAGGTGCGCCTTGCAGTTTGGACCGCGTACGAGTGCTGGCGGACTTCTCTCCGAAGGACAAGCCACACAACCACTCAAATCTTCCACCTCCCATTTAACTTCTACCGAGCCGGTTCGTCAGGTTTCCGCCTTGCCGACAGGTGCAGAGACACCGATGACGACGGTGATTTATTCCATCCCAAGGTGCAATGCACCAAAAGCATGGTCAATTGGGATGTGGTGGCCAAAGTCAATTCGCACTCTGTCCCGGATTACACCGATGTCCTTCCAGATCCTTTTCCTTCAACCTCCCGTCTACCTGAGCTTCTCGATCTCCTCCAAAACCAGCACGCTGGTCTAAAAACACCTTGTCCTTCCGCCTTGCTTCAGCGAGGATAAGCTAAAGACTCTGTGGAAGTGCCGTGGTGGAAATGACTGCTCGTTGTATTACCTGAGGCTCAACAGAGCAGTCTCCCAGGTTCGGTTCAACGGCGTGATGGGATATATTGACCAGGGAGAGACCGGATGGAATAGGCAGGAAACGACGGGTGAGGGTGGCGAGGACAGGTTTGATGACTACTCTACGCATTTCGGTGGGGACTGTCGCCTCCAGTTTCAGAGGCCTGTTAATCTGGGAGAACATGGTCTGCTTCCTGTCCTACTACCACAAAAGCCAAGCTTTAGCTGGTAGAAGGATGGTGAGTTCATCTCTCAATACTTATGTGGCAATGGCCTGACGAACTTGTTCTTGTAGTGGATTGCACGATTCCTCTATCCAGGTTTCAGTGACACTTTCATCAAGTGGGTCGCTTTTGTCAGGCCAGTCCAGGCCCACTCTAGTATTAGGGGGTTTAATTCTCCAAGGTTACGAACAGAAACGATTGTGAGCGTCATAGTTGTATTGTTAGTGTCCCCAACCGGTAATATTGCACAATAATTTGGAATGTATGAAGTTCCTAAGTTCACAAATAAACTGATTGGTAAAATAGATGAATAGTCAGCCATTCCTTGAAACAACAAAACTGGGGGTTAACCGTTCACCACAACAATAGCTGCTGCAATTCCTATATAGCAGTTCCTGTCCCTTGCCAGAAGATCACAATAATATTATAGCAAGCCATGATCGGTCGTGCATTTAAAAATGTCTTGGGATATGGATCAGTTAACCCCGCAGACGGCTTCTCCGACAGCTGTGTTGAGGATCAAAGCTACAATAAGACCATAAAGACCCTGGGTGATCATTAACAAGTGAAGTAGTATTGAAAGCTGAGTACTTACGATAACTTCGGCAAAAATAAGGATAAGAACCATTGAAACAAACACTCTTGACTCATAAACATATGCGCGCACACACTATTGCCCATATTATCAGCTGATTTTCCTGAGACTGGGTAAACAGTACGACGCACAGCATCCCCGACAATTCCTATAGCATATCCTGCCGCCAACCCAGTGAAACCACATGCTGCGATCATTCAGCCAATTGACTCTGTTGAAGAGGCTCTTTCTCACAACCACGGTAAAAGACTTACCCAATCCAGCAGCAAGATGGACGAATCCGGCGAACAGAGAGTAAGGTTCAGAAGGGGAGACTACCAAAACATCGTCAGATACATAACGGTCTATACAAGGACAAAGGAATGATGTACTGTTACCGGCAATGAGTACTGACACAACGAGACCATAGACCGCAATAACTATGGACATGGGACATGTTAGTGGGAATGCATAGCTATGGGCGTGATGAAAGTGTTGGGACATACTACCGGACATCTACGTTTCGAAGGTCAGAATGATGTGCTCAGATACATGTGGCGTCAGTAGACTTACAACGACAGGAATTAATGACTACCATAGTGCCGAGGATCAAATCAATAAGTTTCCAATCATAACCAAATATGACAGCCAATACAGTACACACCTTCATGATAAGATCGGGTCTAATATTCAACAATCAGCATTGCGGGAATACTGTCAATTCGTTGTTTCGGGTACTGACCTGAAAGTGCCTAAACCTGCAATTCCTATGCCGGCCTTAGAAGTGCCGTAAGCTGCTCCGACTGTAGAGAACACCATCTGCAGCGTGCTGTCAGCATTCGTTAATCGGAAGAGGGGAATGGGCGTACTGCGCTTGTGACGCCTGCGAAGCTGTTGCCTTTTAGCTTAAGACCGAACCGATATCTTTAACTGTACACATACCCGAAGAATGGAGCCCATGGGGGGCATAATTCAGACATCGTAATAGTTGTTGTAGATGTGATGGAGATGGACCGGTTGATTAACTGATGAGCAGCAAATGAAGCTCGCCGAAGCGGAATCAGATTCACGTATTATTAGGGAAGGGTAATAATATACGTATATATGATGATGGGATCCATTATCATTCCCCACTTATTGAATCACGTGACGGCACCTCTTGAGCAGCGGcgaccaccaccaccaccacaACGACGGAAGCAATTCCACGTCAGGGCCCGTTCGCGCTGCTGTTCTTCTCCTCGCGATCTTCTTTGTTGCTCCTTCCACTCAGTTCCATATTTCCATTTCTATTCCATAACAAAACAACACTCTTCTACAAAATGCAGGGAAGACTTCCACAAATGGTGAGTCCATCAGAATGTTTCCATTTTCCCCTCATGCTCATGTCTCGCAGCAACCCACAGTTGTCCTCCTGCGTGGTATGTCCAGCTTTTCTTAATCATCACGCGTCTTCGCCAGCTCTCCGATCATGATCTTCTGAATGGCAGCTAACTATCAGCGCTCTACTTTAATAGAGGGCACCGACACCTCCCAAGGTACCCCGCAACTTCTCTCCAACATTTCTGCTTGCTTGGCTGTCGCCCAGACTATTGCTACAACGCTAGGTCCGCGAGGAATGGACAAGCTCATCGTAGATGACAGAGGTCTGGCTACTATCTCTAGTAAGTATGGTATCGCATTTCTAGCAGTCCAGTTACTAAGGTCAGGTGAACTTGCCAGATGACGGCGCGACCATTTTGAAGCTTTTGGATGTTGTTCATCCAGCTGCGAGAACTTTGGTAGACATAGCAAGAGCTCAGGATGCCGAGGTTGGAGATGGCACCACAAGTGTTACTTTACTGTGAGGATTTCTCTACG includes these proteins:
- a CDS encoding Saccharopine dehydrogenase (NADP+, L-glutamate-forming), putative (Similar to TIGR gene model, INSD accession AAW40810.1), translated to MRSFPLTRSPFSPFTTRRCLTTLGLRREDPSRIWERRTPLTPQAVQNLLADAKDELRVEVESCKRRCFSDVLYSDAGAKIVSSLSKDVDVVLGIKEPRLADIRYLVEASKNEGKKRTWMMFSHTHKGQEYNIPLLSTFLHPTQTLIDHELLTAPVPGKDDEPQLKRVAAFGWFAGAVGTGEALSLTGLALLRRGLATPLLSLSRPYSFGSLAAFKEALKKAGEQIQSSPDLKGHEPIVIGVTGAGHVSSGAKEMLNELGVVWVSPEELAELRQNGSPNKIYACAVNPASYLQRIEGGIFDRQEYYKSPDKYMSIFAAKIAPHLTTLINGVGWSKGFPRAITSSSLNKLIEKENGKQKLVAVQDIACDKEGGLEFVDQFTTIDNPYFEGPGDILISAIDILPTELAADASTYFSSALYPYIQGLLFPSSQGDKGDIADTLSRAAIIKDGVLQPQHEWLGGRMEQWKTGGAVAPDSLKQERLRKGGKKKVLLLGSGLVAGPAVDVFATRPDVHLIIGSNNLAEAQSHIRGRPNVEAVALDVADDAKMSEAVEEADIVVSLLPAPMHPRVAKHCLDHSRHLVTASYNSPELQALHSQAVEKDVIFLGECGLDPGIDSMAAMRILERVKREGKQVKSFVSWCGGLPELSASKGPLRYKFSWSPKAVLTAAQNDASFKLDGKHVKIPGNELLARRFPEVKLWEGLPLEGLANRDSMPYAKKYGLGPAEGLTDLFRGTLRYQGFSSLLNSFRLLGLLSSEPLRGSPKSWTEFFTMTVERELGLNKALKGEDVNNAVQDLVGEGSKDVLRALKLFSLFPGSDTSLLPLPKLPTPSPIDLFAHLLFRKLAYLPDERDTCLLHHSFTISTPSGDTQQVTASLRHIASPTQSSMSITVGKTLAFAALRVADGDVKVRGVTGPYEREVWTGVLSSLEGEGVVIEEKWN
- a CDS encoding uncharacterized protein (Similar to TIGR gene model, INSD accession AAW40846.1); this translates as MSELCPPWAPFFGFAGVTSAMVFSTVGAAYGTSKAGIGIAGLGTFRPDLIMKSLIPVVMSGIIAVYGLVVSVLIAGNISPSEPYSLFAGFVHLAAGLACGFTGLAAGYAIGIVGDACVRAYVYESRVFVSMVLILIFAEVIGLYGLIVALILNTAVGEAVCGVN